In a single window of the Candidatus Krumholzibacteriia bacterium genome:
- a CDS encoding tetratricopeptide repeat protein, producing MLQGLLSGAILAGNMATVALPIDSVEVYYLTHDYAAVVRLVEAKESPPMHDQLLLGWSYYRLGQMERAKAAFENGLQIAPASLELLNGLAFAQYRLGQATAAETSFRAVLVRSPERVESQRGLAFVLFTTQRFEECLPMFDAFWRQDGSDKEAEYHLVKSVDGLLSSWQQQKKTLAQMVEQAWQYEAAGNRRSAFEMFQWIVQVEPFHPGARLGLGTLGPSFGHEAEARAALESLLRENSKDGDARLALSRLHLQAGRSKEAEKELKRFLDAHPKDPRGEALRDEIAARRTGEAVP from the coding sequence ATGCTGCAAGGCTTGCTCAGCGGGGCCATCCTGGCCGGCAACATGGCGACGGTCGCGCTGCCGATCGATTCGGTCGAGGTGTACTACCTCACCCACGATTACGCCGCGGTGGTGCGCCTGGTGGAGGCCAAAGAGAGCCCTCCGATGCACGATCAGCTCCTCCTCGGCTGGTCGTACTACCGCTTGGGACAGATGGAGCGAGCCAAGGCGGCGTTCGAAAACGGCCTGCAGATCGCGCCTGCCAGCCTGGAGCTGCTGAACGGCCTCGCTTTTGCGCAGTACCGGCTGGGGCAGGCGACGGCGGCGGAGACCAGCTTCCGAGCGGTCCTGGTGCGGAGCCCCGAGCGGGTGGAGAGCCAGAGGGGGCTGGCCTTCGTGCTCTTCACCACGCAGCGCTTCGAGGAGTGTCTGCCGATGTTCGATGCCTTCTGGCGCCAGGATGGGAGCGACAAAGAGGCCGAATATCACTTGGTCAAATCGGTGGACGGGCTGCTTTCCAGCTGGCAGCAACAGAAGAAGACGCTGGCGCAGATGGTGGAGCAAGCCTGGCAGTACGAAGCCGCAGGCAACCGGAGATCGGCCTTCGAGATGTTCCAGTGGATCGTGCAGGTCGAACCCTTCCATCCCGGCGCGCGGCTGGGCCTGGGGACGCTGGGGCCGAGCTTCGGGCACGAGGCCGAAGCGCGGGCCGCTCTGGAGAGCCTGCTGCGGGAGAACTCGAAGGACGGCGACGCGCGTCTGGCGCTGTCGCGCCTGCATCTGCAGGCCGGCCGTTCCAAGGAGGCGGAGAAGGAGCTCAAGCGCTTCCTCGATGCCCACCCGAAAGATCCGCGGGGCGAGGCTTTGCGCGACGAGATCGCGGCGCGCCGCACCGGGGAGGCCGTGCCATGA